One part of the Tunicatimonas pelagia genome encodes these proteins:
- a CDS encoding four helix bundle protein yields the protein MAFKFEKLVVWQKALESTKGIHDMTKEFPVDERYVLTDQVRRAADSVALNIAEGSTGQSNAEFSRFVGYAIRSAIEVVACLHIGLSRNVINQDSFNDIYNQTEEIVKMLQALRKKLN from the coding sequence TGAAAAATTAGTAGTCTGGCAAAAAGCATTAGAATCAACGAAAGGTATACATGATATGACAAAAGAGTTTCCTGTGGACGAAAGATATGTACTAACCGACCAGGTGCGACGAGCGGCGGACTCGGTTGCACTTAATATTGCCGAGGGATCAACCGGACAAAGCAACGCTGAGTTTAGTCGTTTCGTAGGGTACGCCATTCGCTCAGCCATAGAGGTAGTCGCCTGCCTACATATCGGATTGAGCAGAAATGTTATTAACCAAGATAGCTTCAATGATATTTACAATCAAACAGAAGAAATCGTAAAGATGCTACAGGCTCTCCGCAAAAAATTAAACTAA